A genomic stretch from Lathyrus oleraceus cultivar Zhongwan6 chromosome 2, CAAS_Psat_ZW6_1.0, whole genome shotgun sequence includes:
- the LOC127117497 gene encoding NAD(P)H-dependent 6'-deoxychalcone synthase isoform X3 translates to MGSVEIPTKVLTNTSAQIKMPVVGMGSAPDFTCKKDTKEAIIEAIKQGYRHFDTAAAYGSEQALGEALNEAIQLGLVTREQLFVTSKLWVTENHPHLVLPALQKSLKTLQLDYLDLYLIHWPLSSQPGKFSFPIDVADLLPFDVKGVWESMEEALRLGLTKAIGVSNFSVKKLQKLLSVATVLPAVNQVEMNLAWQQKKLREFCNENGIVLTAYSPLRKGASRGANEVMENDMLKQIADAHGKSVAQISLRWLYEQGITFVPKSYDKERMSQNLSIFDWTLTKEDHEKIDQIKQNRLIPGPTKPSLNDLWDDEI, encoded by the exons atggGCAGTGTTGAAATTCCGACAAAG GTTCTTACCAACACATCTGCTCAAATTAAGATGCCTGTGGTTGGAATGGGATCAGCACCTGACTTCACATGCAAGAAAGACACTAAAGAAGCAATCATCGAAGCCATCAAACAAGGTTACAGACACTTTGATACTGCTGCTGCTTATGGCTCCGAACAAGCTCTTGGTGAAGCTTTGAATGAGGCTATTCAACTTGGTCTTGTCACTAGAGAACAGCTTTTTGTTACTTCTAAACTCTGGGTTACTGAAAATCATCCTCACCTTGTTCTTCCTGCTCTACAAAAATCTCTCAA GACTCTTCAGTTGGATTACTTGGATTTGTATTTGATTCATTGGCCACTTAGTTCTCAGCCCGGAAAGTTTTCATTTCCAATTGATGTGGCTGATCTACTACCATTTGATGTAAAAGGTGTGTGGGAATCCATGGAAGAAGCTTTGAGACTTGGACTCACGAAAGCTATTGGTGTCAGTAACTTCTCTGTCAAGAAACTTCAAAAGCTACTATCTGTTGCCACTGTTCTTCCTGCTGTTAATCAA GTGGAGATGAACCTTGCATGGCAACAAAAGAAGCTGAGAGAGTTTTGCAATGAAAATGGAATAGTGTTAACTGCATATTCACCGTTGAGGAAAGGTGCAAGTAGAGGAGCCAATGAGGTTATGGAGAATGATATGCTTAAACAGATTGCAGATGCTCATGGAAAGTCCGTTGCACAAATTTCTCTGAGATGGTTATATGAACAAGGAATCACTTTTGTTCCAAAGAGCTATGATAAGGAGAGAATGAGTCAAAATTTGAGTATCTTTGATTGGACACTGACAAAGGAGGATCATGAGAAAATTGATCAAATTAAGCAGAACCGTTTGATCCCTGGACCAACCAAGCCGAGTCTCAATGATCTTTGGGATGATGAAATATAA
- the LOC127117497 gene encoding NAD(P)H-dependent 6'-deoxychalcone synthase isoform X1: MGSVEIPTKVLTNTSAQIKMPVVGMGSAPDFTCKKDTKEAIIEAIKQGYRHFDTAAAYGSEQALGEALNEAIQLGLVTREQLFVTSKLWVTENHPHLVLPALQKSLKTLQLDYLDLYLIHWPLSSQPGKFSFPIDVADLLPFDVKGVWESMEEALRLGLTKAIGVSNFSVKKLQKLLSVATVLPAVNQVEMNLAWQQKKLREFCNENGIVLTAFSPLRKGASRGANEVMENDMLKQIADAHGKSIAQISLRWLYEQGITFVPKSYDKERMSQNLRIFDWTLTKEDHEKIDQIKQNRLIPGPTKPSLNDLWDDEI, encoded by the exons atggGCAGTGTTGAAATTCCGACAAAGGTTCTTACCAACACATCTGCTCAAATTAAGATGCCTGTGGTTGGAATGGGATCAGCACCTGACTTCACATGCAAGAAAGACACCAAAGAAGCAATCATTGAAGCCATCAAACAAGGTTACAGACACTTTGATACTGCTGCTGCTTATGGCTCTGAACAAGCTCTTGGTGAAGCTTTGAATGAGGCTATTCAACTTGGTCTTGTCACTAGAGAACAGCTTTTTGTTACTTCCAAACTTTGGGTTACTGAAAATCATCCTCACCTTGTTCTTCCTGCTCTACAAAAATCTCTCAA GACTCTTCAGTTGGATTACTTGGATTTGTATTTGATTCATTGGCCACTTAGTTCTCAGCCCGGAAAGTTTTCATTTCCAATTGATGTGGCTGATCTATTGCCATTTGATGTAAAAGGTGTGTGGGAATCCATGGAAGAAGCTTTGAGACTTGGACTCACGAAAGCTATTGGTGTCAGTAACTTCTCTGTCAAGAAACTTCAAAAGCTACTATCTGTTGCCACTGTTCTTCCTGCTGTTAATCAA GTGGAGATGAACCTTGCATGGCAACAAAAGAAGCTGAGAGAATTTTGCAATGAAAATGGAATAGTGTTAACTGCATTTTCACCGTTGAGGAAAGGTGCAAGTAGAGGAGCCAATGAGGTTATGGAGAATGATATGCTTAAACAGATTGCAGATGCTCATGGAAAGTCTATTGCACAAATTTCTCTGAGATGGTTATATGAACAAGGAATCACTTTTGTTCCAAAGAGCTATGATAAGGAGAGAATGAGCCAGAATTTGAGAATCTTTGATTGGACACTGACAAAGGAGGATCATGAGAAAATTGATCAAATTAAGCAGAATCGTTTGATCCCTGGACCAACCAAGCCAAGTCTCAATGATCTTTGGGATGATGAAATATAA
- the LOC127117497 gene encoding NAD(P)H-dependent 6'-deoxychalcone synthase isoform X5, with translation MGSVEIPTKVLTNTSAQIKMPVVGMGSAPDFTCKKDTKEAIIEAIKQGYRHFDTAAAYGSEQALGEALNEAIQLGLVTREQLFVTSKLWVTENHPHLVLPALQKSLKTLQLDYLDLYLIHWPLSSQPGKFSFPIDVADLLPFDVKGVWESMEEALRLGLTKAIGVSNFSVKKLQKLLSVATVLPAVNQVEMNLAWQQKKLREFCNENGIVLTAFSPLRKGASRGANEVMENDMLKQIADAHGKSVAQISLRWLYEQGITFVPKSYDKERMSQNLSIFDWTLTKEDHEKIDQIKQNRLIPGPTKPSLNDLWDDEI, from the exons atggGCAGTGTTGAAATTCCGACAAAGGTTCTTACCAACACATCTGCTCAAATTAAGATGCCTGTGGTTGGAATGGGATCAGCACCTGACTTCACATGCAAGAAAGACACCAAAGAAGCAATCATTGAAGCCATCAAACAAGGTTACAGACACTTTGATACTGCTGCTGCTTATGGCTCTGAACAAGCTCTTGGTGAAGCTTTGAATGAGGCTATTCAACTTGGTCTTGTCACTAGAGAACAGCTTTTTGTTACTTCCAAACTTTGGGTTACTGAAAATCATCCTCACCTTGTTCTTCCTGCTCTACAAAAATCTCTCAA GACTCTTCAGTTGGATTACTTGGATTTGTATTTGATTCATTGGCCACTTAGTTCTCAGCCCGGAAAGTTTTCATTTCCAATTGATGTGGCTGATCTATTGCCATTTGATGTAAAAGGTGTGTGGGAATCCATGGAAGAAGCTTTGAGACTTGGACTCACGAAAGCTATTGGTGTCAGTAACTTCTCTGTCAAGAAACTTCAAAAGCTACTATCTGTTGCCACTGTTCTTCCTGCTGTTAATCAA GTGGAGATGAACCTTGCATGGCAACAAAAGAAGCTGAGAGAATTTTGCAATGAAAATGGAATAGTGTTAACTGCATTTTCACCGTTGAGGAAAG GTGCAAGTAGAGGAGCCAATGAGGTTATGGAGAATGATATGCTTAAACAGATTGCAGATGCTCATGGAAAGTCCGTTGCACAAATTTCTCTGAGATGGTTATATGAACAAGGAATCACTTTTGTTCCAAAGAGCTATGATAAGGAGAGAATGAGTCAAAATTTGAGTATCTTTGATTGGACACTGACAAAGGAGGATCATGAGAAAATTGATCAAATTAAGCAGAACCGTTTGATCCCTGGACCAACCAAGCCGAGTCTCAATGATCTTTGGGATGATGAAATATAA
- the LOC127117497 gene encoding NAD(P)H-dependent 6'-deoxychalcone synthase isoform X2, protein MGSVEIPTKVLTNTSAQIKMPVVGMGSAPDFTCKKDTKEAIIEAIKQGYRHFDTAAAYGSEQALGEALNEAIQLGLVTREQLFVTSKLWVTENHPHLVLPALQKSLKTLQLDYLDLYLIHWPLSSQPGKFSFPIDVADLLPFDVKGVWESMEEALRLGLTKAIGVSNFSVKKLQKLLSVATVLPAVNQVEMNLAWQQKKLREFCNENGIVLTAYSPLRKGASRGANEVMENDMLKQIADAHGKSVAQISLRWLYEQGITFVPKSYDKERMSQNLSIFDWTLTKEDHEKIDQIKQNRLIPGPTKPSLNDLWDDEI, encoded by the exons atggGCAGTGTTGAAATTCCGACAAAGGTTCTTACCAACACATCTGCTCAAATTAAGATGCCTGTGGTTGGAATGGGATCAGCACCTGACTTCACATGCAAGAAAGACACCAAAGAAGCAATCATTGAAGCCATCAAACAAG GTTACAGACACTTTGATACTGCTGCTGCTTATGGCTCCGAACAAGCTCTTGGTGAAGCTTTGAATGAGGCTATTCAACTTGGTCTTGTCACTAGAGAACAGCTTTTTGTTACTTCTAAACTCTGGGTTACTGAAAATCATCCTCACCTTGTTCTTCCTGCTCTACAAAAATCTCTCAA GACTCTTCAGTTGGATTACTTGGATTTGTATTTGATTCATTGGCCACTTAGTTCTCAGCCCGGAAAGTTTTCATTTCCAATTGATGTGGCTGATCTACTACCATTTGATGTAAAAGGTGTGTGGGAATCCATGGAAGAAGCTTTGAGACTTGGACTCACGAAAGCTATTGGTGTCAGTAACTTCTCTGTCAAGAAACTTCAAAAGCTACTATCTGTTGCCACTGTTCTTCCTGCTGTTAATCAA GTGGAGATGAACCTTGCATGGCAACAAAAGAAGCTGAGAGAGTTTTGCAATGAAAATGGAATAGTGTTAACTGCATATTCACCGTTGAGGAAAGGTGCAAGTAGAGGAGCCAATGAGGTTATGGAGAATGATATGCTTAAACAGATTGCAGATGCTCATGGAAAGTCCGTTGCACAAATTTCTCTGAGATGGTTATATGAACAAGGAATCACTTTTGTTCCAAAGAGCTATGATAAGGAGAGAATGAGTCAAAATTTGAGTATCTTTGATTGGACACTGACAAAGGAGGATCATGAGAAAATTGATCAAATTAAGCAGAACCGTTTGATCCCTGGACCAACCAAGCCGAGTCTCAATGATCTTTGGGATGATGAAATATAA
- the LOC127117497 gene encoding NAD(P)H-dependent 6'-deoxychalcone synthase isoform X4 — translation MGSVEIPTKVLTNTSAQIKMPVVGMGSAPDFTCKKDTKEAIIEAIKQGYRHFDTAAAYGSEQALGEALNEAIQLGLVTREQLFVTSKLWVTENHPHLVLPALQKSLKTLQLDYLDLYLIHWPLSSQPGKFSFPIDVADLLPFDVKGVWESMEEALRLGLTKAIGVSNFSVKKLQKLLSVATVLPAVNQVEMNLAWQQKKLREFCNENGIVLTAYSPLRKGASRGANEVMENDMLKQIADAHGKSVAQISLRWLYEQGITFVPKSYDKERMSQNLSIFDWTLTKEDHEKIDQIKQNRLIPGPTKPSLNDLWDDEI, via the exons GTTCTTACCAACACATCTGCTCAAATTAAGATGCCTGTGGTTGGAATGGGATCAGCACCTGACTTCACATGCAAGAAAGACACTAAAGAAGCAATCATCGAAGCCATCAAACAAGGTTACAGACACTTTGATACTGCTGCTGCTTATGGCTCCGAACAAGCTCTTGGTGAAGCTTTGAATGAGGCTATTCAACTTGGTCTTGTCACTAGAGAACAGCTTTTTGTTACTTCTAAACTCTGGGTTACTGAAAATCATCCTCACCTTGTTCTTCCTGCTCTACAAAAATCTCTCAA GACTCTTCAGTTGGATTACTTGGATTTGTATTTGATTCATTGGCCACTTAGTTCTCAGCCCGGAAAGTTTTCATTTCCAATTGATGTGGCTGATCTACTACCATTTGATGTAAAAGGTGTGTGGGAATCCATGGAAGAAGCTTTGAGACTTGGACTCACGAAAGCTATTGGTGTCAGTAACTTCTCTGTCAAGAAACTTCAAAAGCTACTATCTGTTGCCACTGTTCTTCCTGCTGTTAATCAA GTGGAGATGAACCTTGCATGGCAACAAAAGAAGCTGAGAGAGTTTTGCAATGAAAATGGAATAGTGTTAACTGCATATTCACCGTTGAGGAAAGGTGCAAGTAGAGGAGCCAATGAGGTTATGGAGAATGATATGCTTAAACAGATTGCAGATGCTCATGGAAAGTCCGTTGCACAAATTTCTCTGAGATGGTTATATGAACAAGGAATCACTTTTGTTCCAAAGAGCTATGATAAGGAGAGAATGAGTCAAAATTTGAGTATCTTTGATTGGACACTGACAAAGGAGGATCATGAGAAAATTGATCAAATTAAGCAGAACCGTTTGATCCCTGGACCAACCAAGCCGAGTCTCAATGATCTTTGGGATGATGAAATATAA
- the LOC127117496 gene encoding nuclear pore complex protein NUP96, with product MECGVGGIFDSRVVHSYKKRRVSAFCITPSNKIMTGSEALLPILNSVGYYTEPSLKELAKQEVRYPGYCSGVPGFTVGRFGYGYVRYLNETDVRGLCLDDIVKFYRHEVVVYEDENDKPAVGIGLNKAAEVVLILDSGKLKSKECWNDALVKKLKQITERQGAKFISFDPVTCEWKFIVEHFSRFGFDEDDEEDAVMDDAETRDVEKESPVNVDEIELSHSLPSHLRLDPDKMREMRLLMFPDEEEMEDVSRKLSFGKEHVRPLKSSAQAVANRSTPQAVRNTPFPLLEYNKQGNLDSNSPGSILMVQQHKGMPLRTVKTQGFKLDLKHETPVSGNYAHNIVDAGLFMGKSFRVGWGPNGILLHSGAPVGSGGNQKLLSSVVTLEKVAFDNLVRDENKKVSEELVEHALVSPLNFHKGINHVAKEVDFGPYKLTLQKLEADRTDLSEISHQYCDIIERQLSVPGLPSLNRLCLTHQVMTWELMRVLFSEREQKGRVESLGADNEEDMMQDIKEVDKDVDQEALPLMRRAEFSYWLRESVSYHVQNQISSLDDSNYLQHIFTLLTGRQLDEAVRLAVSKGDVRLACLLSQAGGSTLNRSDVAKQLDIWRNKGLDFNFIEKDRLRLYELLAGNIHDALYDVQIDWRRFLGLLMWYQLSPDTSLPAAFETYKQFLDGGAAPYPVPLFIDEGTSEEVVSWKSDKHFDISFYLMLLHANEETEFSFLRAMFSAFSSTPDPLDYHMIWHQREVLEAVGVINSNDLHILDMGFVSQLLCLRKCHWAIYVALHLPHREDYPYLHVNLIREILFQYCETWSSDESQYRFIEDLGIPKEWMHEALAIYYNYYGDLTRALEEFLQCANWQKAHTIFMTSVAHKLFLQAKHTEIWRIATSMEDYKSEIENWELGAGIYISFYLLRNSLQGDTNAMTELDSLPSKNDACQGFVSQLNESLAVWGNRLPADSRVAYSKMASEICDLLLSAVGEGATCDEQFSCFDTAFSAPIPEDLRSGHLQDAVYLFTRFLSEIAT from the exons ATGGAATGTGGTGTGGGAGGTATCTTTGATTCTCGCGTTGTGCATAGTTACAAGAAAAGAAGGGTTTCCGCGTTCTGCATTACTCCGTCGAACAAGATCATGACGGGAAGTGAGGCTTTATTGCCAATTCTGAACTCTGTTGGTTACTACACTGAACCGTCTTTGAAGGAATTAGCAAAACAGGAAGTTCGTTACCCTGGTTATTGCAGCGGTGTTCCTGGTTTCACTGTTGGGAGATTTGGTTATGGATATGTTAGGTATCTTAATGAAACGGATGTAAGAGGATTATGTTTAGATGATATTGTAAAGTTTTATAGGCATGAAGTTGTAGTTTATGAGGATGAAAATGATAAGCCTGCGGTTGGTATCGGTCTTAACAAAGCAGCTGAAGTTGTTTTGATACTAGATAGTGGAAAGTTGAAGTCAAAAGAGTGTTGGAACGATGCTTTAGTgaaaaaattaaaacaaattacaGAGAGACAAGGTGCAAAGTTTATTTCCTTTGATCCAGTGACTTGTGAGTGGAAATTTATAGTTGAACATTTCAGTAGATTTGGgtttgatgaagatgatgaagaggatgCTGTTATGGATGATGCTGAGACACGTGATGTTGAGAAAGAATCGCCGGTAAATGTCGATGAGATTGAGCTTTCTCATTCACTTCCTTCCCATCTTAGACTTGACCCTGATAAAATGAGAGAGATGAGATTATTGATGTTTCCCGACGAAGAAGAGATGGAGGACGTGAGTCGGAAGTTATCTTTTGGTAAGGAGCATGTGAGGCCTTTAAAAAGTTCTGCTCAGGCAGTGGCCAATAGATCTACTCCACAAGCTGTTAGAAATACTCCATTTCCATTACTTGAGTATAATAAGCAAGGGAATCTTGATTCAAATTCTCCTGGATCCATTTTGATGGTTCAGCAACATAAGGGCATGCCTCTGAGGACAGTAAAAACACAGGGGTTCAAGCTGGACCTTAAGCATGAAACTCCGGTATCTGGAAACTATGCTCACAATATAGTTGATGCTGGTCTGTTTATGGGTAAATCATTTCGAGTTGGGTGGGGACCAAATGGCATTCTGTTACACTCTGGTGCACCTGTAGGTAGTGGTGGTAATCAAAAGCTATTGTCATCTGTTGTCACTTTGGAGAAAGTTGCTTTTGACAATTTGGTCAGGGATGAAAATAAGAAAGTGAGTGAAGAACTTGTTGAGCATGCCTTGGTTTCTCCGCTAAATTTTCACAAAGGAATAAACCATGTGGCGAAAGAGGTTGACTTTGGTCCCTACAAGTTAACACTTCAAAAACTCGAAGCTGATCGTACGGATCTGTCAGAGATTTCTCATCAATACTGTGATATTATTGAGAGGCAATTGAGTGTGCCTGGCTTACCTTCCTTGAATCGATTATGTTTGACACACCAAGTAATGACATGGGAGTTAATGCGAGTTCTTTTTTCTGAGAGAGAACAGAAGGGTCGAGTAGAATCTTTAGGCGCCGACAATGAGGAAGATATGATGCAGGATATAAAGGAAGTTGATAAAGATGTTGACCAAGAAGCACTCCCTCTTATGAGAAGAGCAGAGTTCAGTTATTGGTTGCGAGAGAGTGTCTCCTATCATGTCCAAAACCAAATAAGTTCTCTTGATGACTCTAACTATTTGCAACATATTTTTACACTTCTGACTGGGCGGCAATTGGATGAAGCAGTGCGGTTGGCTGTCTCCAAAGGAGATGTGAGGTTGGCTTGTTTGTTAAGTCAGGCTGGTGGTTCTACTCTGAATCGCTCTGACGTTGCAAAGCAACTTGATATCTGGAGGAATAAAGGGCTTGATTTTAATTTCATTGAAAAAGACAGATTGAGACTTTACGAATTACTCGCGGGAAATATTCATGATGCATTGTACGATGTCCAAATTGACTGGAGGAGGTTCTTAGGATTATTAATGTGGTACCAATTATCTCCCGACACTTCATTACCAGCTGCTTTTGAGACTTATAAACAATTTCTTGACGGGGGAGCGGCTCCATATCCTGTTCCACTTTTTATTGATGAAGGAACGTCAGAGGAGGTTGTCAGTTGGAAATCAGATAAACACTTTGACATTTCATTTTATCTCATGCTTCTTCATGCTAATGAAGAGACAGAATTCAGCTTTCTGAGGGCCATGTTCAGTGCCTTCTCGTCAACCCCTGATCCGCTTGACTATCATATGATCTGGCACCAACGTGAAGTTTTGGAAGCAGTGGGTGTCATCAATTCTAATGATCTTCATATTCTAGACATGGGATTTGTGTCTCAGCTGTTGTGCTTAAGGAAATGCCACTGGGCAATATATGTGGCCCTTCACCTGCCCCACCGGGAAGATTATCCATATCTTCATGTAAATCTCATTCGGGAAATATTGTTCCAATACTGTGAAACTTGGAGTTCAGATGAATCTCAGTACCGTTTCATTGAGGATTTGGGCATTCCCAAAGAATGGATGCACGAGGCTTTG GCaatatattataattattatGGAGATCTCACAAGAGCCCTTGAGGAATTTCTTCAGTGTGCTAATTGGCAGAAAGCTCATACCATTTTTATGACTTCAGTTGCTCATAAGTTATTCTTGCAAG CTAAACACACTGAGATATGGAGGATAGCAACTTCCATGGAGGACTATAAATCTGAAATTGAAAACTGGGAGTTGGGAGCTGGAATTTATATTTCATTTTATCTATTGAGAAACTCACTTCAGGGAGATACAAATGCCATGACTGAATTG GATTCTCTTCCAAGTAAAAATGATGCGTGTCAGGGATTTGTCAGTCAGTTAAATGAATCTTTGGCTGTTTGGGGTAACAGATTACCTGCTGATTCAAG AGTGGCGTATTCAAAAATGGCTAGCGAAATATGTGATTTGCTGTTATCTGCTGTTGGTGAGGGTGCCACATGTGATGAGCAGTTTAGTTGCTTTGACACTGCTTTCAGCGCTCCCATTCCTGAAGACCTACGCTCCGGTCACTTGCAGGATGCAGTGTATCTGTTTACCCGCTTTTTGTCTGAGATTGCAACTTAA